One part of the Sus scrofa isolate TJ Tabasco breed Duroc chromosome 8, Sscrofa11.1, whole genome shotgun sequence genome encodes these proteins:
- the LOC100523624 gene encoding methylmalonic aciduria type A protein, mitochondrial isoform X1, which yields MNVSILLQHPHRYFLRGLLRTPFRRYHFIFHSSTHLGSGIPCARPLNSLGLHCTKWLLLSNDLKRKLCLQTTLKEHSEGLSDKEQRFVDKLYTGLIQGQRACLAEAITLIESTHSRKKELAQVLLQKVLVYHREQERLNKGKPLAFRVGLSGPPGAGKSTFIEYFGKMLTERGHKLSVLAVDPSSCTSGGSLLGDKTRMTELSRDMNAYIRPSPTRGTLGGVTRTTNEAILLCEGGGYDIILIETVGVGQSEFAVADMVDMFVLLLPPAGGDELQGIKRGIIEMADLVAVTKSDGDLIVPARRIQAEYVSALKLLRGRSGVWRPKVIRISARSGEGITEMWDKMKEFRDVMLASGELTAKRQRQQKVWMWNLIQENVVEHFRTHPTVREQIPLLEKRVLSGALSPGRAADLLLKAFKSRD from the exons ATGAATGTTTCCATACTGCTCCAACATCCTCATCGGTACTTCCTAAGAGGCCTTTTAAGAACACCTTTCCGACGCTACCACTTCATCTTTCACTCAAGTACTCATCTCGGATCAGGAATCCCGTGTGCTCGGCCACTCAATTCTCTTGGACTCCATTGTACAAAGTGGCTGCTGCTGTCTAatgatttaaagagaaaattatgtcTTCAGACAACCTTAAAGGAACACAGTGAAGGACTTTCTGATAAAGAACAAAGATTTGTGGATAAACTTTATACTGGTTTAATCCAAGGGCAAAGGGCCTGCTTAGCAGAGGCCATAACTCTTATAGAATCAACTCACAGCCGGAAAAAAGAGTTAGCCCAGGTGCTTCTTCAGAAAGTATTAGTCTACCACAGAGAAcaagaaagattaaataaaggaaaaccaCTAGCATTTCGAGtag GCTTGTCTGGGCCTCCTGGTGCTGGAAAATCAACCTTTATAGAATATTTTGGAAAGATGCTTACTGAGAGAGGGCACAAATTATCTGTGCTAGCTGTGGATCCTTCTTCTTGTACCAGTGGTG GATCACTCTTAGGTGACAAAACCCGAATGACTGAGCTATCAAGAGATATGAATGCATACATCAGGCCATCTCCTACCAGAGGTACTTTAGGAGGTGTGACAAGGACCACAAATGAAGCTATTCTGTTGTGTGAAGGAGGGGGATATGACATCATACTTATTGAAACCGTAG GTGTGGGTCAATCAGAGTTTGCTGTTGCTGACATGGTTGACATGTTTGTTTTACTACTGCCACCAGCAGGAGGAGATGAATTGCAG gGTATCAAAAGAGGTATAATTGAGATGGCAGATCTGGTGGCTGTGACCAAATCTGATGGAGACTTGATCGTGCCAGCTCGGAGAATCCAAGCAGAGTACGTGAGTGCGCTGAAGTTACTCCGTGGCCGTTCAGGAGTCTGGAGACCAAAG GTAATTCGTATTTCTGCCCGAAGTGGAGAGGGGATCACAGAAATGTgggataaaatgaaagaattccGGGACGTAATGCTTGCCAGCGGGGAACTGACTGCCAAACGACAGAGGCAGCAGAAAGTTTGGATGTGGAACCTCATTCAGGAAAATGTGGTAGAGCATTTCAGGACCCATCCCACAGTCCGGGAGCAGATTCCCCTTCTGGAAAAGAGGGTTCTCAGTGGGGCCCTGTCTCCAGGACGAGCAGCAGACTTGTTGTTGAAAGCTTTCAAAAGCAGAGACTAA